A section of the candidate division KSB1 bacterium genome encodes:
- a CDS encoding type II toxin-antitoxin system HicB family antitoxin, with translation MAKKYYKVIFAPQEEGGYTVTVPALPGCISEGDTYDEALANIKEAIALYLESLQADGLSIPEENHLIVEIEATYAQTAVAKNQDVIRAL, from the coding sequence AAAAATATTATAAAGTCATCTTTGCTCCCCAGGAAGAAGGTGGCTATACCGTGACTGTTCCTGCATTGCCAGGATGCATCTCAGAAGGTGATACCTACGACGAAGCGCTGGCAAATATTAAAGAGGCGATCGCCCTGTACCTGGAGAGCCTGCAAGCGGATGGGCTTTCCATCCCAGAAGAAAATCATCTGATCGTTGAAATTGAGGCAACCTATGCCCAAACTGCCGTGGCTAAAAACCAAGATGTGATTCGGGCGCTTTAA
- a CDS encoding type II toxin-antitoxin system HicA family toxin, translating to MVHRQKGSHKIFKKDHLRVTVTFHSRDLKKGTVFSIIEQAELTIEEFLELLD from the coding sequence ATCGTACACCGACAGAAGGGAAGTCACAAAATATTCAAAAAAGATCATCTGCGCGTTACGGTTACCTTTCACTCTCGGGACTTGAAGAAGGGCACGGTGTTCAGTATTATCGAACAGGCAGAACTCACTATAGAAGAATTTCTTGAGCTTTTGGACTAA